The Lysinibacillus pakistanensis genome includes a window with the following:
- a CDS encoding TIGR00282 family metallophosphoesterase, translating to MKVLFIGDIVGSIGRDAVEKYLPRLKKKWNPDVVIANGENAAAGRGITRNIYNDLLQMGVDVITMGNHTWDNKDIFDFIDDADYLIRPANFSSEAPGKGMVQISKNGVTISVINLHGRVFLPPHEDPFAMAEKLIEEAHKTSPLVFVDFHAEATSEKIALGWHLDGKASAVVGTHTHVQTADARIYPNGTAYITDVGMTGPYDEILGMTKESVIYKFQTNMPSRFEVPKKGRDVLSGFFVDIDNQTGKALHCERIYINEDYPFQV from the coding sequence ATGAAAGTATTGTTTATAGGAGATATTGTCGGTTCGATTGGTAGAGACGCAGTAGAAAAATATTTACCACGCTTAAAGAAAAAATGGAATCCAGACGTTGTAATCGCAAATGGTGAAAATGCAGCGGCAGGTCGTGGCATTACTCGTAATATTTATAATGACTTATTACAAATGGGTGTGGATGTCATTACGATGGGAAATCATACATGGGATAATAAAGATATTTTTGATTTTATTGATGATGCGGATTATTTGATTCGTCCCGCAAATTTCTCAAGCGAGGCTCCTGGTAAAGGGATGGTGCAGATTTCAAAAAACGGAGTGACCATATCTGTGATTAATCTGCATGGCCGTGTGTTTTTACCTCCTCATGAGGACCCATTTGCAATGGCAGAGAAATTAATCGAAGAAGCACATAAAACGTCACCACTGGTATTTGTAGATTTTCATGCAGAGGCGACAAGTGAAAAAATTGCACTTGGTTGGCATTTAGATGGCAAGGCATCGGCAGTTGTAGGCACTCATACTCATGTACAGACAGCTGATGCACGTATTTATCCAAATGGAACAGCCTATATTACAGACGTTGGAATGACGGGTCCTTACGATGAAATTTTAGGAATGACAAAAGAAAGTGTTATTTATAAATTTCAAACAAATATGCCATCTCGTTTTGAGGTGCCCAAAAAAGGACGCGATGTGCTAAGTGGCTTTTTTGTAGACATTGATAATCAAACAGGAAAAGCACTGCATTGCGAGCGTATCTATATAAATGAAGATTATCCATTTCAGGTGTGA
- a CDS encoding stage V sporulation protein S — protein sequence MDSLKVSSRSNPNSVAGALVAVIREKGQAEMQAVGAGALNQAVKAVAIARGFVAPSGTDLICAPAFADILIAGEERTALKLLVEKRIR from the coding sequence GTGGATTCATTAAAAGTATCATCACGCTCTAATCCAAATTCAGTTGCAGGTGCATTAGTCGCGGTAATCAGAGAAAAAGGGCAGGCAGAAATGCAAGCAGTTGGGGCAGGTGCACTTAACCAAGCCGTGAAAGCAGTGGCCATTGCACGCGGATTTGTAGCGCCAAGTGGCACAGATTTAATTTGCGCACCGGCGTTTGCCGATATTTTAATTGCTGGTGAGGAACGTACAGCTTTGAAACTTCTAGTAGAAAAACGTATTCGATAA
- a CDS encoding 2-oxoacid:acceptor oxidoreductase subunit alpha, producing MLHQLSWKVGGQQGEGIESTGEIFSMAMNRLGYFLYGYRHFSSRIKGGHTNNKITVRPTEVRSIADDLDILVAFDQETIDVNYKELTEKGVILADSKFEPVKPEDSKAPLFAVPFTEVAAELGTSLMKNMVAIGATASLLNLENEVFQNVVDDIFGKKGEEVVQKNMEAIARGRQIMNDLLGNRVGEWELAPADGKRRMFMIGNDAIALGALAAGTRFMAAYPITPASEIMEYLIKKLPKFGGTVIQTEDEIAAATMAIGANFGGVRSFTASAGPGLSLMMEAIGLSGMTEQPLVVVDTQRGGPSTGLPTKQEQSDLMAMLYGTHGEIPKVVIAPSTMEEAFFDTIQAFNIAEELQLPVILMTDLQLSLGKQSVEPFDYNKIEIRRGKMVIDDIEEAADKAYFKRYENSEDGISPRVLPGTLNGIHHVTGVEHDETGKPSEATGNRQTQMDKRFRKLASLTFDQPVYINAPHEEADILLVGFNSTRGAIEEVQERLNAEGMKVNHAHIRLIHPFPSKEIAPLVATAKKVIVVENNYTGQLANIMKMNVGGHDKIETITKYNGTPFLPGELENRVKELTH from the coding sequence ATGTTACATCAGCTTTCATGGAAAGTCGGTGGGCAACAGGGTGAAGGGATTGAAAGTACAGGTGAGATTTTCTCAATGGCAATGAATCGTTTAGGTTATTTCCTATACGGTTATCGTCACTTCTCTTCTCGAATTAAAGGTGGCCATACGAATAATAAAATTACAGTTCGTCCAACAGAGGTACGATCTATTGCGGATGATTTAGATATTTTAGTAGCGTTTGACCAAGAAACAATTGACGTTAATTATAAAGAATTAACGGAAAAAGGCGTTATTTTAGCGGATTCTAAATTTGAGCCAGTGAAGCCGGAAGATTCAAAGGCACCATTATTTGCCGTACCATTTACAGAAGTAGCAGCAGAGTTAGGTACTTCGTTAATGAAAAATATGGTGGCAATTGGAGCAACTGCGTCATTGTTAAATTTAGAAAACGAAGTATTCCAAAATGTTGTTGATGATATTTTTGGTAAAAAAGGTGAAGAAGTTGTTCAGAAAAATATGGAGGCCATTGCACGTGGTCGACAAATCATGAATGACCTGTTAGGTAATCGTGTAGGCGAATGGGAATTAGCTCCAGCTGATGGGAAACGCCGCATGTTTATGATTGGTAATGATGCTATTGCACTTGGAGCACTTGCAGCTGGGACACGCTTTATGGCAGCCTATCCAATTACGCCAGCTTCTGAAATTATGGAATACCTAATTAAAAAATTACCGAAATTCGGTGGTACAGTTATCCAAACAGAAGATGAGATTGCTGCAGCGACAATGGCAATTGGTGCAAACTTCGGTGGTGTTCGTTCCTTTACAGCTTCAGCTGGACCGGGTCTTTCGTTAATGATGGAAGCAATTGGTCTTTCAGGTATGACAGAGCAGCCACTAGTTGTTGTTGATACACAGCGTGGTGGTCCATCAACAGGATTACCAACAAAGCAAGAGCAATCAGATTTGATGGCAATGTTATATGGTACGCATGGCGAAATTCCTAAAGTAGTGATTGCACCTTCAACAATGGAGGAAGCATTTTTTGATACAATCCAAGCCTTTAACATTGCAGAGGAATTACAATTACCAGTTATTCTAATGACTGATTTACAATTATCTCTAGGTAAACAATCTGTTGAACCATTTGATTACAATAAAATTGAAATCCGTCGCGGGAAAATGGTCATTGATGACATTGAAGAGGCGGCAGATAAAGCTTATTTCAAACGTTATGAAAATTCAGAAGATGGTATTTCACCGCGCGTGCTACCTGGTACATTAAATGGTATTCACCATGTAACTGGTGTCGAGCATGATGAAACAGGAAAGCCATCGGAAGCAACTGGTAATCGTCAAACACAAATGGATAAACGATTCCGTAAGCTAGCTTCATTAACATTTGATCAGCCAGTTTATATAAATGCACCACATGAGGAAGCAGATATTTTACTAGTGGGCTTTAACTCAACACGTGGAGCGATAGAGGAAGTACAAGAACGATTAAATGCTGAGGGCATGAAGGTAAACCATGCGCATATTCGTTTAATTCATCCATTCCCATCTAAAGAAATAGCACCTTTAGTAGCGACAGCGAAAAAGGTAATTGTTGTGGAAAATAACTATACTGGCCAATTAGCCAATATTATGAAAATGAATGTTGGTGGTCACGATAAAATTGAGACGATTACAAAATATAATGGTACACCATTCTTGCCAGGTGAATTAGAAAATCGTGTGAAGGAGTTGACTCACTAA
- a CDS encoding 2-oxoacid:ferredoxin oxidoreductase subunit beta, producing MATFKDFRNTVKPNWCPGCGDFSVQAAIQRAAANVGIEPNELAVISGIGCSGRISGYINSYGFHGIHGRALPIAQGLKMANRDLHVIASGGDGDGFAIGMGHTIHAIRRNIDITYIVMDNQIYGLTKGQTSPRSAAGFITKSTPGGAIEPSLKPLEVALTSGATFVAQGFSTDIKELTALIEAGINHKGFSFINVFSPCVTYNKVNTYDWFKENLTKLADIEGYNNSDRGMAMRTVMEHEGLVTGIIYQDTETASYQEKVPGYSELPLTDIDIKMSENDFNELVKEFM from the coding sequence ATGGCAACATTTAAGGATTTTCGAAATACAGTAAAACCAAATTGGTGCCCAGGTTGTGGCGACTTCTCTGTACAAGCGGCCATTCAACGCGCTGCGGCGAACGTTGGCATCGAGCCAAATGAGCTAGCTGTAATTTCTGGGATTGGCTGTTCGGGCCGTATTTCAGGCTACATTAATTCTTATGGTTTCCATGGTATCCATGGTCGTGCACTACCGATTGCACAAGGCTTAAAAATGGCGAACCGTGATTTACATGTTATCGCTTCAGGTGGTGATGGCGATGGCTTTGCAATTGGTATGGGGCATACAATTCATGCAATCCGCCGTAATATTGACATTACTTATATTGTTATGGATAACCAAATTTACGGTTTAACAAAGGGGCAAACCTCTCCACGTTCAGCGGCAGGCTTTATTACAAAATCTACACCAGGTGGTGCGATTGAGCCTTCCTTAAAACCATTAGAAGTAGCTTTAACAAGTGGCGCAACTTTTGTCGCACAAGGTTTCTCAACGGATATAAAAGAGTTAACCGCTTTAATTGAAGCAGGTATTAATCATAAAGGCTTCTCATTCATCAACGTATTCTCACCTTGTGTTACGTATAACAAAGTGAACACGTACGATTGGTTTAAAGAAAACTTAACGAAGCTTGCTGATATCGAAGGCTATAATAATTCTGACCGTGGTATGGCAATGCGTACAGTGATGGAGCATGAGGGCTTAGTAACAGGTATTATTTATCAAGATACTGAAACAGCTTCATATCAAGAAAAAGTACCAGGCTACTCAGAGCTACCATTAACAGATATTGATATTAAAATGAGCGAAAATGATTTTAATGAATTAGTAAAAGAATTTATGTAA
- a CDS encoding lantibiotic protection ABC transporter ATP-binding protein → MDTIILKTENLSKSFKGQKIVEDLSLRIPRNTVYGLLGPNGAGKSTTLKMMTGMLRPSTGKILFNGHEWNRNDLHDIGVLIETPPLYENLTARENLKVRTIALGLPASRIDEVLRIVDLTNTGKKRAGQFSLGMKQRLGIAIALLNYPKLLILDEPTNGLDPIGIQELRKLIRSFPELGITVILSSHILSEVEQVVDEIGIIAGGKLGYQGAAPQGQELEALFMQVVSASRKAGN, encoded by the coding sequence ATGGATACTATTATTTTAAAAACCGAAAATCTGAGTAAAAGCTTTAAGGGACAAAAAATTGTAGAGGATTTGTCGCTGAGGATACCACGCAATACTGTCTATGGCTTACTAGGCCCTAATGGAGCTGGAAAATCAACAACATTAAAAATGATGACTGGTATGCTGCGTCCAAGTACAGGTAAAATATTATTTAATGGACATGAATGGAATCGCAATGATTTACATGATATTGGTGTATTAATTGAAACACCGCCCCTATATGAAAATTTAACGGCAAGAGAAAATCTGAAAGTCCGAACGATTGCGCTTGGATTACCAGCATCACGTATTGATGAGGTATTAAGGATTGTTGATTTGACCAATACAGGGAAAAAAAGAGCCGGACAATTTTCCTTAGGCATGAAACAGCGTTTAGGAATAGCTATTGCACTGTTAAACTATCCAAAGCTTTTAATTCTAGACGAACCAACGAATGGGCTTGATCCAATTGGCATTCAAGAGCTAAGAAAATTAATTCGATCATTTCCAGAGCTGGGTATTACAGTCATATTATCAAGCCACATCCTGTCAGAAGTGGAGCAGGTCGTTGATGAAATAGGGATTATTGCAGGAGGAAAATTAGGCTATCAGGGAGCTGCACCACAGGGACAGGAATTAGAAGCATTATTTATGCAGGTAGTGTCTGCTAGTAGAAAGGCAGGCAATTAG
- a CDS encoding lantibiotic immunity ABC transporter MutE/EpiE family permease subunit, translating to MISIVRAERLKWKKTFIVKLVWLAPIVAIVLTALLMGGSFFQKGAYNWWYTMLLPGALTICCAIVMEKDAKLKYHSILALPIDLKKIWFGKILACSAWLLLISLIFFAGITAGGILFGNSFSFINSLTGSLLIFVTFLWQIPLCLFLAAKLGTYMAIFINIVGNLAGMIAFANGEFWYRVPYAITARLICPTLEILPNGLPVPEGSPLLSMSVIVPGIVIALAWFALISFFTARWFQKREAK from the coding sequence ATGATTTCCATAGTGAGGGCTGAAAGATTAAAATGGAAAAAGACATTTATTGTTAAATTAGTTTGGCTAGCACCCATAGTGGCGATAGTACTCACTGCATTATTAATGGGAGGAAGCTTTTTTCAAAAGGGTGCTTATAATTGGTGGTATACAATGCTCTTACCAGGTGCTCTGACGATATGTTGTGCAATAGTGATGGAAAAAGATGCTAAATTGAAATATCATAGTATTCTCGCACTGCCGATTGATCTGAAGAAGATCTGGTTTGGCAAAATACTTGCATGCAGTGCCTGGTTGTTATTAATTTCACTTATTTTCTTTGCAGGAATTACTGCTGGTGGAATACTTTTTGGCAATAGCTTTTCTTTCATAAATAGTCTTACAGGTAGTTTATTAATTTTTGTCACATTTTTATGGCAAATTCCACTTTGTTTATTCCTTGCGGCAAAATTAGGAACTTATATGGCGATTTTTATAAATATAGTTGGCAATCTTGCTGGTATGATTGCATTTGCAAATGGAGAGTTTTGGTATAGAGTTCCTTATGCCATTACAGCAAGACTAATTTGTCCAACTCTTGAGATTTTACCAAATGGTTTGCCAGTGCCTGAGGGCAGCCCGTTATTAAGCATGTCGGTTATAGTTCCTGGCATTGTAATTGCTTTAGCATGGTTTGCATTAATCAGCTTCTTCACTGCCCGTTGGTTTCAGAAAAGGGAGGCGAAATAG
- a CDS encoding lantibiotic immunity ABC transporter MutG family permease subunit, translating into MVMLRLLRAEFVKVKRTPFLLTHFLVPIIISGLFLAYYSYSPWNFDWKISGYFQALSCGFPIIIGLVCAMAAEQEAKAGHFQEMLTATKTKIIAYLSKLLLLLLFSFGAILLSFGIFSVGFIELLHEDTFGYQFYFIAGCILFVSFAFLYILHFFVSLQFGKGASIGLGIVGSLLVALLLTGLGDGIWSFIPYGWGGHFVSLWAMKESGLDLSTVEIGLQEGIIASVCGTLLALVLSCLWFWRWEGRKTES; encoded by the coding sequence ATGGTAATGTTAAGATTACTGAGAGCTGAGTTTGTTAAAGTAAAAAGAACGCCATTTTTACTAACTCATTTCCTTGTACCGATTATTATTTCCGGGTTGTTTTTAGCATACTATTCTTATTCACCATGGAATTTTGATTGGAAAATATCCGGTTATTTTCAGGCTCTTTCATGTGGGTTTCCAATTATTATTGGATTAGTTTGTGCAATGGCTGCGGAGCAAGAAGCAAAGGCAGGACATTTTCAGGAGATGCTAACAGCTACTAAAACAAAAATAATTGCCTATTTAAGCAAGTTGCTACTGTTATTGTTATTTAGTTTTGGAGCAATATTACTGTCCTTCGGTATTTTTAGTGTTGGTTTTATTGAACTTTTGCATGAAGATACTTTTGGTTATCAATTTTATTTCATAGCTGGATGTATTCTATTTGTTAGCTTTGCATTTTTATATATTTTACATTTTTTTGTTAGTCTTCAATTTGGTAAAGGTGCCTCAATCGGATTAGGTATTGTGGGATCGCTATTAGTAGCCTTACTCCTCACTGGACTAGGTGATGGTATTTGGTCATTTATACCTTATGGTTGGGGTGGTCACTTTGTTTCATTGTGGGCAATGAAGGAGTCCGGGCTTGATCTATCGACGGTAGAAATAGGACTCCAGGAAGGTATTATTGCTTCAGTTTGCGGAACATTGCTAGCGTTAGTCCTATCTTGTTTATGGTTCTGGAGATGGGAAGGAAGAAAAACAGAAAGCTAG
- a CDS encoding response regulator transcription factor produces MAKILAVDDEKDILVLIKNALLKDEHLVTAVSDATEVSKMNLGAFDLILLDVMMPEMDGFTLCGQIRHAVDCPILFLTAKSLEEDLMYGLGLGADDYIIKPFGIGELRARVNAHLRREKRERRSILFVDNVHFNLSGKELFVNEVKVMLTKSEYEICEFLARNRGQVFSKEKIYETIFGFDGKSDSTAITEHIKNIRSKLHAFDVDAIDTVWGIGYKWRQ; encoded by the coding sequence ATGGCAAAAATATTAGCAGTGGATGATGAAAAAGATATTTTAGTATTGATAAAAAATGCATTACTAAAAGACGAACATTTAGTAACGGCAGTCTCTGATGCGACAGAAGTAAGTAAAATGAATCTTGGTGCTTTCGATTTAATTTTATTGGATGTGATGATGCCCGAAATGGATGGATTTACTTTATGTGGCCAAATACGTCATGCTGTAGATTGTCCTATCCTTTTTTTAACGGCTAAATCGTTGGAGGAGGATCTAATGTATGGTCTAGGTCTTGGTGCAGATGATTATATTATCAAGCCGTTTGGAATTGGGGAGCTGCGTGCAAGAGTGAATGCGCATTTGAGACGTGAAAAAAGAGAAAGACGTAGCATTCTTTTTGTAGATAACGTTCACTTCAATCTATCTGGCAAAGAGCTGTTTGTAAATGAAGTTAAGGTAATGCTGACAAAAAGCGAATATGAAATATGCGAATTTCTAGCTCGAAATCGGGGACAGGTGTTTTCTAAAGAAAAGATTTATGAAACTATTTTTGGGTTTGATGGGAAAAGTGACAGTACAGCAATCACTGAGCATATTAAAAATATTCGTTCGAAGCTTCATGCCTTTGATGTGGACGCCATTGACACTGTTTGGGGGATTGGATATAAGTGGAGACAATGA
- a CDS encoding sensor histidine kinase → MRPNKGIRLHTFFLRYLFFLSLGVILLVVLLLGLTLFALSTNIVLPANYAETQISLSRDRIASSSSVTADMIPDLVDYAVFSKEGKFLAGNLSNKEAFKAWDAMTKKHSQSITHFYSFIERENEICILRYDLVPQYRSAIMRKYLPNPQLLDILLFIIGVITIATVLAIHFGRKLKKKMFSLQEAIEKIQNQNLDFSINSTGIREIDDISISLEQMKRALNNSLKQQWDLERARREQISALAHDLKTPLTIIRGNAELLQDTVQDETQKEYNDYILKNTIEIEKFTKQLIDLSKMEQKVVSEKVNVEMDAFILQLEHQMKALSLEKCLEVIVEKNNLPASIFMDKELFYRAMLNLIVNAVEHSPIKSKVILFVQGEMNFVHFTVVDSGAGFSAKDLKEATKQFYRGDPSRNSANHHGMGLYIAQSIITKHGGTLTLENDSMSGGGKVTITIPI, encoded by the coding sequence ATGAGGCCTAATAAAGGAATACGTTTACATACTTTTTTTCTTCGATATCTCTTTTTCCTAAGTTTAGGTGTCATTCTGTTAGTAGTACTACTGCTCGGTTTAACGTTGTTTGCACTTTCTACCAATATCGTATTACCAGCAAATTATGCAGAAACTCAAATTTCGTTATCAAGGGATCGTATTGCATCTAGTAGTTCAGTTACAGCTGATATGATCCCGGATCTTGTTGATTACGCAGTCTTTTCTAAAGAAGGTAAATTTCTTGCAGGAAATCTTTCAAATAAGGAAGCTTTTAAAGCTTGGGATGCAATGACAAAAAAGCATTCTCAAAGTATCACTCATTTTTATTCGTTTATAGAGCGGGAAAATGAGATTTGTATATTACGGTATGATTTAGTGCCACAGTATCGTTCGGCTATTATGAGGAAGTATTTACCCAATCCACAACTATTAGATATTCTATTGTTTATTATAGGGGTTATAACTATAGCAACTGTCCTTGCAATCCATTTTGGAAGAAAGCTAAAGAAAAAAATGTTTAGCTTGCAGGAAGCTATTGAAAAAATACAAAATCAAAATTTAGATTTTAGTATTAACTCAACAGGAATTCGTGAAATTGATGATATATCCATCTCACTAGAGCAGATGAAAAGAGCGTTAAACAACTCATTAAAGCAGCAATGGGATTTAGAGCGAGCACGAAGAGAACAAATATCAGCTCTTGCTCATGATTTGAAAACACCTCTTACCATTATTCGAGGAAATGCAGAGCTTTTACAGGACACTGTCCAAGATGAGACACAAAAAGAATATAATGACTATATTTTAAAAAATACGATAGAAATTGAAAAGTTTACAAAACAGCTAATAGATTTATCGAAAATGGAGCAAAAAGTTGTTAGTGAAAAAGTGAATGTAGAAATGGATGCATTTATTCTACAGCTAGAACATCAAATGAAGGCTCTGTCTTTAGAAAAATGCCTTGAAGTGATTGTTGAAAAGAACAATCTTCCAGCTTCAATCTTTATGGATAAAGAGCTTTTTTATCGAGCAATGTTGAATCTGATTGTCAATGCAGTAGAGCATTCGCCAATTAAAAGTAAAGTCATATTATTTGTTCAAGGAGAGATGAATTTCGTTCATTTTACTGTAGTCGATAGTGGTGCTGGTTTTTCAGCAAAAGATTTAAAGGAAGCCACAAAGCAGTTTTATCGAGGAGATCCAAGTAGAAACTCAGCAAATCATCATGGTATGGGGCTTTATATTGCCCAATCTATCATTACTAAACATGGTGGAACGTTGACACTCGAAAATGATTCAATGTCTGGTGGAGGTAAGGTAACCATTACGATTCCAATCTAA